One Natrinema salaciae genomic region harbors:
- a CDS encoding PAS domain S-box protein, with product MVDIAVHTRAHGGVTRGAVVVLVGVAGILLGIGAETLLSAVTTPGLGPASGPGILLLGLVTRSGSDRASDIERLTDELEQFVSRLDRGEPASFAADAGGDRADRDGVDDGEGLTDLDEPVDFTIDRDDEIGRLSAVVDELTATIRDRERRRAESERYRKELYRITADTDLESDAKIRRLLELGCERLGLETGLITQIDEDDGGYELETVVEHEFASDVAELDLPRTFCQETIESDGILGIYDAAAEGWDEHPAAEDVGISCYVGGKILVEGDLYGTLCFLNSDPRDRPFTPAEKSFVDLMTRWVSQMFERREHVRTIRERQRRLERYKAFTDNVLNSLDDVFYVLDEDMVLQRANETFREVTGYTVDEIREEGIVPFSEAEFERVRAGLRDVLEEGSARMETEFLTASGDTVPYELVATAFDDPDGNRVVAGVGRDISERKARERKLERTRRMLTQAQRSANVGAWELDATCDPPELEWTDEVYRIHGVPIGEAVDTDRALELYHPDDRHRIEDAVDAALEDGERYDLELRVVTPDGDCRWVRTIGEPVVDGDEVGRIWGSIQDITERKERERELERTSELLGQTQRIAGVGGWELDLSGEPPYDGTWTDQMYEIFERERERADDRKARLTLSEGTQYIHPDDRERMQELFERALETGEGFTTEHRILTEDGAERWVRATAEPSVDGETVHGAVFDITDSKERERELERTTGLLEQAQQMARVAGWELDVRSEEYELTVTEGLYRLFSVSPETDIGPADAVQFYHPDDRERALSAVETAIEDDEMYDHEARMYTADGSERWMRIIGEPISEGDEVVAIRGSIQDITERKERERELERFETIIQALDELVYTLDSAGRFQFVNDAVTPILGYEPDALIGEPAATVIPSDGVERAQEMIRELLRSDEPSRTVEIGLETVDGDVIDVENHIALLPMTDGEFVGTAGVVRDITERKERERRLETTSARLEALFENSPDMVDVLDTAGTVIDANRRIADELGYAESELIGTNIWEYDIRFDADEVQALLEELSVGERRKFEGLYRRRDGSTFPVEVHLICIELENENRFIAISRDITERKERERDLRETKRRLELALEGTNTGVWEWNLETDTVDWNETLERLVGLEPGSFGGTFEDFKRRVHPDDVPQIEAAADRVIESGGLFQTEYRLRREDGTLIWVGSRGRLVSDEEGGRRLVGINNDITQRKDRELALESLHDAARDLLGTDTEREVAELVTETAADILDASGVAIYRLDPAASRFEPTAHTDAFASLCRGPPSVAVGDSDSVVWNAYVTGTGTVVDDPASFDRSQVFGPAVESGVVVPVGDHGVFVVASDTETIDAEARRLMETLVATTEAAFDRLESEASLREREAELEDRNRRLNRQIEITELIRRIDQSLIGADSREEIERTVAERLLEADTVSFAWIGTHDPSGTRLEPRAWAGSAQEYLDTVSLEYDGSTEPALRTARSEAPTVVSNAVEELQDEVWRRQAVDRGFQSVISVPLSHAEYTYGVLTVYADEPDAFGDLERTVLTELGAGIANAITAVKTREALHAERLLELTLRIEGADNLLSRIATATGAGVEYEGLGTHSADETLLFFETSGVPAEDVRAALDDLVSVAAYRLISERDGDCRFEATVAGDVVASRLVRHGGSPRSMRADGDELELVVDVPTGTDVREFVELLRDRYPTVELQARRHVERTMGTRSELVTSLFDALTDRQLEVLRTAYFAGFFEWPRESTGEEIADMLEVTQPTVNRHLRVGQQRLLAQLFEDEVPVPAE from the coding sequence ATGGTCGATATCGCGGTCCACACGAGGGCGCACGGGGGTGTGACGCGAGGTGCGGTCGTGGTCCTGGTCGGTGTGGCCGGCATACTGCTCGGGATCGGTGCCGAGACACTGCTTTCTGCCGTCACGACGCCGGGGCTCGGTCCGGCGTCGGGACCGGGAATTCTGCTCCTCGGGCTCGTCACACGGAGTGGCTCCGATCGAGCGAGCGATATCGAGCGACTGACCGACGAACTCGAGCAGTTCGTCTCGCGTCTCGACCGCGGAGAACCCGCCTCGTTTGCGGCCGACGCCGGCGGCGACCGCGCGGACCGAGACGGCGTCGACGACGGCGAGGGGCTCACCGATCTCGACGAGCCCGTCGACTTCACGATCGACCGGGACGACGAGATCGGCCGCCTTTCGGCCGTCGTCGACGAGCTGACAGCCACGATCCGCGATCGCGAACGGCGGCGCGCCGAGAGCGAACGCTACCGAAAGGAACTGTACCGGATCACCGCCGATACGGACCTCGAGAGCGACGCGAAGATCCGCCGATTGCTCGAGCTGGGGTGCGAGCGACTCGGGCTCGAGACGGGACTCATCACTCAGATCGACGAGGACGACGGCGGGTACGAGCTCGAGACGGTCGTCGAGCATGAGTTCGCATCCGACGTGGCGGAGCTGGATCTCCCACGGACCTTCTGCCAGGAGACCATCGAATCCGACGGTATCCTGGGGATCTACGACGCTGCCGCGGAGGGGTGGGACGAGCATCCGGCCGCCGAGGACGTCGGCATCAGCTGCTACGTCGGCGGGAAAATTCTCGTCGAAGGCGACCTCTACGGGACGCTCTGTTTCCTGAACTCCGATCCCCGGGATCGACCGTTCACGCCGGCGGAAAAGTCGTTCGTCGATCTGATGACTCGGTGGGTGAGCCAGATGTTCGAACGCCGGGAGCACGTTCGGACGATCCGCGAGCGACAGCGACGCCTCGAGCGCTACAAGGCGTTCACCGACAACGTCCTGAACTCCCTCGACGACGTGTTCTACGTCCTCGACGAGGACATGGTCCTCCAGCGGGCCAACGAGACCTTCCGCGAGGTGACCGGATACACGGTCGACGAGATTCGGGAGGAGGGTATCGTCCCCTTCAGCGAAGCCGAGTTCGAGCGCGTCCGAGCGGGGCTCCGGGACGTCCTCGAGGAGGGCAGCGCGCGGATGGAGACGGAATTTCTGACAGCGTCGGGCGACACCGTCCCGTACGAGTTGGTCGCGACGGCGTTCGACGATCCGGACGGAAACCGGGTGGTCGCCGGCGTCGGTCGCGACATCTCCGAGCGGAAGGCTCGCGAGCGAAAGCTCGAGCGGACGCGGCGGATGCTCACTCAGGCACAGCGATCGGCGAACGTGGGTGCCTGGGAGCTCGACGCGACCTGCGACCCGCCCGAACTGGAGTGGACCGACGAGGTGTACCGGATTCACGGCGTTCCGATCGGCGAGGCCGTCGATACGGACCGTGCCCTCGAGTTGTACCATCCCGACGACCGCCACCGAATCGAGGACGCGGTCGACGCGGCGCTCGAGGACGGCGAGCGCTACGATCTCGAACTGCGGGTGGTGACGCCGGACGGCGACTGCCGGTGGGTTCGGACGATCGGCGAGCCCGTGGTCGACGGCGACGAGGTCGGCAGAATCTGGGGCTCCATTCAGGACATCACCGAGCGCAAGGAGCGCGAGCGGGAACTCGAGCGGACCAGCGAACTCCTCGGCCAGACCCAGCGTATCGCGGGGGTCGGCGGGTGGGAGCTCGATCTGTCCGGCGAGCCGCCGTACGACGGGACCTGGACCGACCAGATGTACGAAATTTTCGAGCGGGAGCGCGAGCGAGCGGACGATCGTAAAGCGCGCCTGACCCTCTCCGAGGGCACCCAGTACATCCACCCCGACGACCGCGAGCGCATGCAGGAGCTGTTCGAGCGGGCACTCGAAACGGGCGAGGGGTTCACCACCGAGCACCGTATCCTCACCGAGGACGGAGCCGAGCGATGGGTCCGGGCGACGGCCGAACCGTCCGTCGACGGCGAAACCGTCCACGGTGCGGTCTTCGACATCACCGATAGCAAGGAACGCGAGCGGGAACTCGAGCGGACGACGGGCCTGCTCGAACAGGCGCAGCAGATGGCGAGGGTCGCCGGCTGGGAGCTCGACGTCCGGTCCGAGGAGTACGAGTTGACGGTCACTGAGGGGCTCTATCGGCTGTTCAGTGTCTCCCCCGAGACGGACATCGGCCCGGCGGACGCCGTGCAGTTCTACCACCCGGACGACCGCGAGCGCGCCCTGTCGGCGGTCGAGACCGCGATCGAGGACGACGAGATGTACGACCACGAGGCCAGGATGTACACCGCCGACGGCTCCGAACGGTGGATGCGGATCATCGGTGAACCCATTTCCGAGGGCGACGAGGTCGTCGCCATCCGCGGTTCGATCCAGGACATCACCGAGCGCAAGGAGCGCGAACGGGAGCTCGAGCGCTTCGAGACGATCATCCAGGCACTCGACGAACTGGTGTACACGCTCGACTCGGCGGGGCGTTTCCAGTTCGTGAACGACGCGGTCACGCCGATCCTCGGGTACGAGCCGGACGCGCTGATCGGCGAGCCCGCGGCGACGGTGATCCCGTCGGACGGCGTCGAGCGCGCCCAGGAGATGATCCGGGAACTGCTCCGATCCGACGAGCCCTCCCGGACCGTCGAAATCGGCCTCGAGACCGTCGACGGGGACGTGATCGACGTGGAGAACCACATCGCGCTGTTACCGATGACGGACGGCGAGTTCGTCGGGACCGCGGGCGTCGTCCGGGACATCACCGAGCGAAAGGAACGCGAACGCCGACTGGAAACGACGAGCGCGCGGCTCGAAGCGCTGTTCGAGAACTCCCCCGATATGGTCGACGTGCTCGATACGGCGGGAACGGTGATCGACGCGAACCGCCGGATCGCCGACGAGCTGGGCTACGCCGAGAGCGAGCTGATCGGGACGAACATCTGGGAGTACGACATTCGCTTCGACGCGGACGAGGTTCAGGCGCTGCTCGAGGAACTGTCGGTGGGCGAGCGGCGAAAGTTCGAGGGTCTGTATCGGCGTCGCGACGGTTCGACGTTCCCCGTCGAAGTCCACCTGATCTGTATCGAACTCGAGAACGAGAATCGGTTCATCGCGATCAGTCGCGACATCACGGAACGGAAGGAACGCGAACGCGACCTCCGGGAGACGAAACGTCGGCTCGAACTCGCACTGGAGGGGACGAACACCGGCGTCTGGGAGTGGAACCTGGAGACCGACACGGTCGACTGGAACGAGACGCTCGAGCGGCTCGTGGGGCTCGAGCCCGGTTCGTTCGGGGGAACGTTCGAGGACTTCAAACGACGCGTCCATCCGGACGACGTCCCCCAGATCGAGGCGGCAGCGGACCGGGTGATCGAGAGCGGCGGACTGTTCCAGACGGAGTACAGGTTACGACGCGAGGACGGGACCCTGATCTGGGTCGGCTCCCGCGGTCGACTCGTGAGCGACGAGGAGGGGGGCAGGCGCTTGGTCGGGATCAACAACGACATCACCCAGCGGAAAGACCGCGAACTCGCCCTCGAGTCGCTTCACGACGCCGCGCGCGACCTGCTCGGGACCGATACCGAACGGGAGGTTGCGGAGCTCGTCACCGAGACGGCCGCGGACATCCTCGACGCATCGGGCGTGGCGATCTATCGGCTCGACCCCGCGGCCAGCCGGTTCGAACCCACTGCACACACCGACGCGTTCGCATCCCTCTGTCGGGGCCCGCCGTCGGTCGCCGTCGGCGACAGCGACTCCGTCGTCTGGAACGCCTACGTGACCGGGACGGGGACGGTCGTCGACGACCCGGCGTCGTTCGATCGATCGCAGGTCTTCGGGCCGGCCGTCGAAAGCGGGGTCGTCGTCCCGGTCGGCGATCACGGCGTCTTCGTGGTCGCGTCCGATACCGAGACGATCGACGCCGAAGCTCGACGGTTGATGGAGACGCTCGTGGCCACGACCGAAGCGGCGTTCGATCGCCTCGAGAGCGAGGCCAGTCTCCGCGAACGGGAAGCCGAACTCGAGGACCGCAACCGGCGACTCAACCGTCAGATCGAGATCACGGAACTCATCCGCCGGATCGACCAGTCGCTCATCGGTGCCGACAGCCGCGAGGAGATCGAGCGCACCGTCGCCGAACGACTGCTCGAGGCGGACACCGTCTCCTTCGCGTGGATCGGGACGCACGATCCGAGCGGGACACGGCTCGAGCCCCGTGCATGGGCCGGATCAGCACAGGAGTACTTGGACACCGTCTCCCTCGAATACGACGGCTCGACCGAGCCGGCCCTCCGAACCGCCCGGAGCGAGGCCCCGACCGTCGTCTCGAACGCCGTCGAGGAACTCCAAGACGAGGTGTGGCGGCGACAGGCGGTGGACCGCGGCTTCCAGTCGGTCATCAGCGTTCCGCTCTCGCACGCTGAGTACACCTACGGCGTCCTCACGGTCTATGCCGACGAACCGGACGCGTTCGGCGACCTCGAGCGGACGGTGTTGACGGAGCTCGGTGCGGGAATCGCGAACGCGATCACCGCGGTGAAAACGCGGGAAGCGCTCCACGCCGAACGACTGCTCGAACTCACGCTCCGGATCGAGGGTGCGGACAACCTCCTCTCACGGATCGCGACCGCGACGGGGGCAGGCGTCGAGTACGAGGGCCTCGGCACCCACTCCGCCGACGAGACGCTACTGTTCTTCGAAACGAGCGGGGTCCCGGCCGAGGACGTGCGGGCGGCC
- a CDS encoding HalOD1 output domain-containing protein codes for MPGTTLDTHSDSISLRIVDAIAEATDTDVYELEPLYNVVDPEALDQLFRPDSAVDIRVEFEYGGLLVEVRSDGTVVIDGTVHASD; via the coding sequence ATGCCCGGAACTACGCTAGATACTCACAGCGATTCTATCAGTCTACGAATCGTCGACGCGATCGCGGAGGCGACCGACACCGACGTCTACGAACTCGAGCCGCTGTACAACGTCGTCGATCCGGAGGCGCTCGATCAGCTCTTCCGACCCGACTCGGCGGTCGACATCCGTGTAGAATTCGAGTACGGCGGGCTGCTCGTCGAAGTCCGGAGCGACGGTACCGTCGTAATCGACGGGACGGTCCATGCGAGCGACTAG
- a CDS encoding PAS domain-containing protein: protein MSRPSTAVSEPAVRTQPAQLTLLLVGDDRIRDRLERAFSGDETELAVETVVSPAAVAERSEIEADCLVIASPAATAETDAPETGAAAEAAAGHLETLRTRSVDLPVVVLADERTPSLADAVRSYDWTAVVERDEPPAQLADRVHDLLERHRLTALSRRSLASVELAGDAIAIVGPDGALQFASRSFAMLFEYDEDTAEGTPWRELFTDDAVDHLESAAIPTVSEGWRWTGRCTGRRKTGGTFAARLRLGGLTDGSLVFAISEDERRDGLED from the coding sequence ATGAGCAGGCCATCTACTGCGGTATCCGAGCCAGCCGTTCGGACGCAGCCGGCGCAGCTGACCCTCCTGCTCGTCGGCGACGACCGGATTCGAGACCGCCTCGAACGCGCGTTCAGTGGCGACGAGACCGAGCTGGCCGTCGAAACAGTCGTCTCGCCCGCGGCCGTCGCGGAGCGATCCGAGATCGAGGCCGACTGCCTCGTCATCGCGTCGCCGGCGGCAACGGCGGAGACGGACGCGCCGGAGACCGGCGCTGCCGCCGAAGCGGCAGCCGGCCACCTCGAGACGCTCAGGACTCGCAGTGTCGACCTGCCGGTCGTGGTCCTCGCGGACGAGCGGACGCCCAGCCTCGCGGACGCGGTCCGGTCGTACGACTGGACCGCCGTCGTCGAACGTGACGAGCCGCCGGCTCAGCTCGCCGACCGCGTCCACGACCTCCTCGAGCGCCACCGGCTGACCGCACTGTCGCGCCGGTCGCTGGCGAGCGTCGAGCTCGCCGGGGACGCCATCGCGATCGTCGGCCCCGACGGTGCCCTTCAGTTCGCGAGCCGCTCGTTCGCGATGCTGTTCGAGTACGACGAGGACACCGCGGAAGGAACACCGTGGCGGGAACTATTCACCGACGACGCCGTCGACCACCTCGAGTCGGCGGCGATCCCGACGGTCTCGGAGGGGTGGCGGTGGACCGGCCGCTGTACCGGCCGGCGGAAAACCGGCGGGACGTTCGCGGCTCGGCTTCGTCTCGGTGGCCTCACGGACGGGAGTCTGGTGTTCGCGATCAGCGAGGACGAACGCCGCGACGGGCTCGAGGACTGA
- a CDS encoding adenosylhomocysteinase: MTDTEYPSISEQLDDVASAREEGRRKMDWAAQHMPICEHVREEFVAEQPFEGERIGMAMHVEAKTAILVETLAEGGAEVAVTGCNPLSTHDDVSAALEAHENITSYAKRGVDDEEYYAAIEAVIAHEPTITVDDGMDLVAAIHEDHPELIDGIIGGAEETTTGVHRLRAMDADGALEYPVFAVNDTPMKRLFDNVHGTGESSLASIAMTTNLSWAGKNVVVAGYGYCGKGVAKKAAGQNANVIVTEVEPRRALEAHMEGYEVMPMAEAAAVGDVFLTTTGNRDVVVEEHFEKMQDGVLLANAGHFDIEIDLDALDDLAVDRYEARDGVEAYEMDDGRRLNVVAEGRLVNLAAPVSLGHPVEVMDQSFGVQAVCVRELVESVEPRAADASGDEPRASDVYDAGVHDVPDELDKEIAEIKLEAEGVDFDSLTETQHEYMDSWDHGT, encoded by the coding sequence ATGACCGACACCGAGTATCCCTCGATCAGCGAGCAGTTGGACGACGTCGCGTCCGCTCGCGAGGAGGGACGCCGGAAGATGGACTGGGCCGCCCAACACATGCCGATCTGCGAGCACGTCCGCGAGGAGTTCGTCGCGGAACAGCCGTTCGAGGGCGAGCGGATCGGGATGGCGATGCACGTCGAGGCGAAGACGGCGATCCTCGTCGAGACGCTCGCGGAGGGCGGCGCGGAGGTCGCCGTCACCGGCTGCAACCCCCTTTCGACCCACGACGACGTGAGCGCGGCGCTCGAGGCCCACGAGAACATCACCAGCTACGCGAAACGCGGCGTCGACGACGAGGAGTACTACGCCGCGATCGAGGCCGTCATCGCCCACGAGCCGACGATCACCGTCGACGACGGCATGGACCTCGTCGCCGCGATCCACGAGGACCACCCCGAACTGATCGACGGGATCATCGGCGGAGCCGAGGAGACGACCACCGGGGTCCACCGCCTGCGCGCGATGGACGCGGACGGTGCGCTCGAGTACCCCGTCTTCGCGGTCAACGACACCCCGATGAAGCGCCTGTTCGACAACGTCCACGGTACCGGCGAGTCCTCGCTCGCCTCGATCGCCATGACCACGAACCTCTCGTGGGCCGGCAAGAACGTCGTCGTCGCCGGCTACGGCTACTGCGGCAAGGGCGTCGCCAAGAAGGCCGCCGGCCAGAACGCCAACGTCATCGTCACCGAAGTCGAGCCCCGCCGCGCGCTCGAGGCCCACATGGAGGGCTACGAGGTCATGCCGATGGCCGAGGCCGCCGCGGTGGGCGACGTCTTCCTGACGACGACCGGCAACCGGGACGTCGTCGTCGAAGAGCACTTCGAGAAGATGCAAGACGGCGTCCTGCTCGCGAACGCCGGCCACTTCGACATCGAGATCGACCTCGACGCGCTCGACGACCTCGCGGTCGACCGCTACGAGGCCCGCGACGGCGTGGAGGCCTACGAGATGGACGACGGCCGCCGGCTGAACGTCGTCGCCGAAGGTCGACTCGTCAACCTCGCCGCGCCCGTCTCGCTGGGCCACCCCGTCGAGGTCATGGACCAGAGTTTCGGCGTCCAGGCCGTCTGCGTGCGCGAACTGGTCGAGAGCGTGGAGCCACGCGCCGCGGATGCGAGCGGCGATGAGCCGCGAGCAAGCGACGTCTACGATGCCGGCGTCCACGACGTCCCCGACGAACTCGACAAAGAGATCGCCGAGATCAAACTCGAGGCCGAAGGCGTGGACTTCGATTCGCTGACCGAGACCCAGCACGAGTACATGGATAGCTGGGACCACGGAACGTAA
- a CDS encoding amidohydrolase, translating to MTMLAITGGRVLRPDLTVTSADVLIDQDAGEIREIGTDLAGAADETLEAAESLVTPGFVNGHCHVAMTLLRGYADDKPLEAWLQEDIWPAEGELTAADVRAGAELGLVELIKSGTTAFADMYFHVPDVAVAVEEAGLRARLGHGIVTVGKDGEAAREDATTSLEIAREYDGAADGRISTAFMPHSLTTVGSEYLAEFVPEAREAGVPVHYHANETVDEVAPIVDEHGQRPLEYAAEHGLLEPEDFVAHGVHVDESEIDLLAAAGTGVIHCPASNMKLASGMAPVERMLEAGVTVGLGTDGAASNNDLSMLDEARDAAMLGKLAADDASAVPAEAVVDMLTRGSADAIGLESGRLEAGAPADLAVIDLEQPHLTPRHDLVSHLAYAAAAADVRHTVCDGQVLMRDREVLTLDEAGVRERAVETAASLSARVE from the coding sequence ATGACGATGCTTGCAATCACCGGCGGGCGGGTCCTCCGACCCGACCTGACGGTGACGAGCGCGGACGTACTGATCGATCAGGACGCCGGCGAGATCCGCGAGATCGGGACCGATCTCGCGGGCGCGGCCGACGAGACGCTCGAGGCCGCGGAGTCGCTCGTGACGCCGGGGTTCGTCAACGGCCACTGCCACGTCGCGATGACGCTCCTCCGGGGGTACGCCGACGACAAGCCCCTCGAGGCCTGGCTCCAGGAGGACATCTGGCCCGCCGAAGGCGAACTGACGGCGGCGGACGTCCGCGCGGGCGCGGAACTGGGGCTGGTCGAACTGATCAAGTCGGGGACGACCGCGTTCGCGGACATGTACTTCCACGTGCCCGATGTCGCCGTCGCGGTCGAGGAAGCGGGGCTCCGCGCCCGGCTCGGTCACGGCATCGTCACCGTCGGGAAGGACGGCGAGGCGGCCCGCGAGGACGCGACCACGAGCCTCGAGATCGCCCGCGAGTACGACGGCGCGGCCGACGGACGGATCTCGACGGCCTTCATGCCCCACTCGCTGACGACCGTCGGGAGCGAGTACCTCGCGGAGTTCGTTCCCGAGGCGCGCGAAGCGGGGGTTCCAGTCCACTACCACGCCAACGAGACCGTCGACGAGGTCGCGCCGATCGTCGACGAACACGGCCAGCGGCCGCTCGAGTACGCCGCCGAGCACGGCCTCCTCGAGCCCGAGGATTTCGTCGCCCACGGCGTTCACGTCGACGAGTCGGAGATCGACCTGCTCGCGGCGGCCGGCACCGGCGTGATCCACTGTCCGGCCTCGAACATGAAACTCGCCAGCGGGATGGCCCCGGTCGAACGCATGCTCGAGGCGGGCGTCACCGTCGGTCTCGGGACGGACGGCGCGGCCTCGAACAACGACCTCTCGATGCTCGACGAGGCCCGCGATGCGGCTATGCTCGGAAAACTCGCGGCCGACGACGCCAGTGCGGTGCCCGCCGAGGCGGTCGTCGACATGCTGACCCGAGGCAGCGCGGACGCGATCGGCCTCGAATCCGGGCGTCTCGAGGCGGGTGCGCCGGCCGATCTCGCCGTGATCGATCTCGAGCAGCCCCACCTGACGCCGCGCCACGACCTCGTGAGTCACCTCGCGTACGCGGCCGCGGCGGCCGACGTGCGACACACCGTTTGCGATGGCCAAGTCCTCATGCGCGATCGCGAGGTACTGACGCTCGACGAAGCAGGCGTTCGGGAGCGAGCCGTCGAGACGGCCGCGTCGCTGTCGGCTCGTGTCGAGTGA
- a CDS encoding stage II sporulation protein M, whose amino-acid sequence MDHSSRRARLRAFVGDYPPRAALVDAWDEHSRYVGFAAGLFAVGVVIGVLLLAAGYNLLEIIAELLGEGLFPEGVGEMGGFELAQFLLVNNTRAFLLSIGGALTLGLLTAWAMLFNGIIVGNVGAVVAERVGVDYILVGLLPHGIFELPALFIAAGVGFRLLYRFGQRILGSRNAVFTKPYLYRTGVLILAGWLLLVVAAFVEAFVTPALLETLFAERLEGMNGAP is encoded by the coding sequence ATGGACCATTCATCGCGGCGCGCGCGGCTTCGCGCCTTCGTCGGCGACTACCCGCCGCGGGCAGCGCTGGTCGACGCCTGGGACGAACACAGCCGCTACGTCGGCTTCGCGGCCGGCCTGTTCGCGGTCGGCGTCGTCATCGGCGTGCTCCTGCTGGCGGCAGGCTACAACCTGCTCGAGATCATCGCCGAGTTGCTCGGCGAGGGCCTATTTCCGGAAGGGGTCGGGGAGATGGGCGGATTCGAACTGGCGCAGTTTCTGCTGGTGAACAACACGCGGGCGTTCCTGCTGTCGATCGGCGGCGCGCTCACGCTGGGCCTCCTGACGGCCTGGGCGATGCTGTTCAACGGGATCATCGTCGGGAACGTCGGCGCTGTCGTCGCCGAACGCGTCGGGGTCGACTACATCCTCGTCGGACTGCTCCCACACGGCATCTTCGAGCTTCCGGCCCTCTTCATCGCCGCCGGCGTCGGCTTCCGCCTGCTGTACCGGTTCGGCCAGCGGATCCTCGGGTCGCGCAATGCCGTCTTCACGAAACCCTACCTCTACCGAACGGGAGTCCTGATCCTCGCCGGCTGGCTCCTGCTGGTCGTCGCCGCGTTCGTCGAAGCCTTCGTCACGCCCGCACTGCTCGAGACGCTGTTCGCCGAGCGCCTCGAGGGGATGAACGGAGCTCCCTGA
- a CDS encoding DUF4382 domain-containing protein produces MNGHAIRLILIAALVAVAGCAGGMGGDPGTDSTTDDDAVTDSSDGVGTAAFYVSDEPNVIDDFEHLNVTITKVGFKKAGDGGGGDSDGADEDDTNETDDESTNETADDGESTNEPVEEPDGNESEAEDEEAGGDDDGDASDGGWVEHDVDNRTVDLTELKGANASMIDEFDLPAGDYEKVFIYVSDTEGILADGTETTVKLPSNKLQINSKFTVGNGERVDFVYDIAPHKAGKSGKYILKPVISQSGTGDDVEIRDIDEKTDDESDGDGEGDGSDEAKNGSEAQRDGDKSGQQN; encoded by the coding sequence ATGAACGGACACGCGATCCGACTGATACTCATCGCAGCTCTCGTCGCTGTCGCCGGCTGTGCCGGCGGTATGGGCGGCGATCCGGGTACCGATTCGACGACCGACGACGACGCTGTGACGGACTCGAGCGACGGCGTGGGGACGGCCGCGTTCTACGTCAGCGACGAGCCCAACGTGATCGACGACTTCGAACACCTCAACGTGACGATCACGAAGGTCGGCTTCAAGAAAGCCGGCGATGGCGGGGGTGGCGACTCGGACGGGGCTGACGAAGACGACACGAACGAAACCGACGACGAATCGACCAACGAGACGGCCGACGACGGTGAATCAACCAACGAACCCGTCGAAGAGCCAGACGGCAACGAATCGGAAGCGGAAGACGAGGAAGCGGGTGGAGACGATGACGGCGACGCGAGCGACGGAGGATGGGTCGAACACGACGTTGACAACCGGACGGTCGACCTCACCGAGCTAAAAGGCGCGAACGCGTCCATGATCGACGAGTTCGACCTTCCGGCCGGCGACTACGAGAAAGTCTTTATTTACGTCAGCGACACCGAAGGGATCTTGGCCGACGGGACCGAGACGACGGTGAAACTGCCGAGTAACAAACTCCAGATCAATTCGAAATTTACCGTCGGAAACGGCGAGCGGGTCGACTTCGTCTACGACATCGCACCCCACAAGGCCGGCAAGAGCGGGAAGTACATCCTCAAGCCGGTGATCAGCCAGAGCGGAACGGGCGACGACGTGGAGATCCGCGATATCGACGAGAAGACCGACGACGAAAGCGACGGAGACGGTGAAGGCGACGGCAGCGACGAGGCGAAGAACGGAAGCGAGGCGCAGCGGGACGGCGACAAATCGGGACAGCAAAACTGA